One window of the Thermodesulfomicrobium sp. WS genome contains the following:
- the gltA gene encoding NADPH-dependent glutamate synthase, with the protein MARGKIRPRVPMPMQDPLVRRGNFHEVALGYTREQAMAEASRCLQCTKPTCQSGCPVEVDCKGFIAHLAQGDVEGAFAVIRHTNSLPAVCGRVCPQEKQCERACKLAPTGEPIAIGRLERFVADAYYTSDACASAIAAASHCRMPQRDVRVACVGSGPSSLTAAGLLAALGAQVTVFEGLHEIGGVLVYGIPEFRLPKRIVATEVEHLRRLGVEFRTNWVVGQTIGLRALLERGYQAVFVGTGAGLPQFPGIPGESLLGVYSANEYLTRVNLMRAYEFPRADTPLPQGRRVTVIGGGNVAMDAARTALRLGALEVTIVYRRTQAEMPCRQEELEHAVEEGVRVRELVAPVAFEGDGKGWLAGLRVEHMVLGEPDDSGRRRPIPTGTTEVLPTDLCIIGIGTGPNPVLLRATPELARNRWGYIVTDPETGETSIPMVFAGGDIVTGAATVVLAMGAGRRAAQEIARRLGLV; encoded by the coding sequence ATGGCTAGAGGGAAGATCCGTCCGCGCGTCCCCATGCCCATGCAGGACCCTTTGGTGCGGCGGGGCAATTTCCACGAGGTGGCCTTGGGCTACACCCGCGAACAGGCCATGGCCGAGGCCAGTCGCTGTTTGCAGTGCACAAAGCCCACCTGCCAGTCGGGGTGCCCGGTGGAGGTGGATTGCAAGGGCTTTATCGCCCACCTTGCCCAAGGGGACGTGGAAGGCGCTTTTGCGGTCATCCGGCACACCAACAGCCTGCCTGCGGTGTGCGGCCGGGTATGCCCGCAGGAGAAGCAATGCGAGCGGGCGTGCAAACTCGCCCCCACGGGCGAGCCCATCGCCATTGGCCGGCTGGAGCGCTTTGTGGCCGACGCCTACTATACCTCGGATGCCTGCGCCTCGGCCATCGCCGCGGCGAGCCATTGCCGCATGCCCCAAAGGGATGTCCGGGTGGCGTGTGTGGGCTCCGGGCCCAGCAGTCTCACGGCGGCTGGGCTGCTCGCCGCCCTGGGGGCGCAGGTGACGGTGTTCGAGGGACTGCATGAGATCGGCGGGGTCTTGGTGTACGGGATCCCGGAGTTTCGGCTGCCCAAGCGTATCGTGGCCACGGAGGTGGAACATTTGCGCCGTCTGGGTGTGGAGTTCCGCACCAATTGGGTGGTGGGCCAGACCATCGGTTTGCGCGCCCTCTTGGAGAGGGGCTACCAAGCGGTTTTTGTGGGTACCGGCGCGGGACTGCCGCAATTTCCCGGAATCCCGGGGGAGAGCCTGCTTGGGGTGTACAGCGCCAACGAGTACCTGACCCGGGTCAATCTCATGCGCGCCTACGAATTTCCCCGGGCCGATACCCCTTTGCCCCAGGGGCGGCGGGTGACGGTCATCGGCGGCGGCAACGTGGCCATGGACGCGGCCCGCACTGCCCTGCGTCTGGGCGCCTTGGAGGTCACCATCGTCTATCGCCGTACCCAGGCCGAGATGCCCTGCCGCCAGGAAGAGCTCGAACATGCCGTGGAAGAAGGGGTGCGGGTGCGCGAGCTCGTGGCCCCGGTAGCCTTCGAGGGCGACGGCAAGGGCTGGCTTGCGGGTCTGCGGGTGGAGCACATGGTTTTGGGTGAGCCGGACGACTCGGGGCGCCGTCGTCCCATCCCCACCGGGACCACGGAAGTCCTCCCCACGGACCTGTGCATCATTGGCATCGGCACCGGGCCCAATCCGGTGCTGCTGCGCGCCACGCCAGAACTGGCGCGGAACCGTTGGGGATACATCGTGACCGATCCCGAAACCGGGGAGACCTCCATCCCCATGGTCTTTGCCGGCGGCGATATCGTTACCGGTGCGGCCACCGTGGTCTTGGCCATGGGCGCAGGGCGGCGGGCGGCGCAGGAAATCGCGCGGCGTTTGGGGCTCGTATGA
- a CDS encoding sulfide/dihydroorotate dehydrogenase-like FAD/NAD-binding protein, producing MTRIVHRRDIIPGQTVEMVLHAPAIAAAARPGHFVILRVHPMGERIPLTIADADAAAGTITIVFLVVGTTTARLAQLSEGEEILDVCGPLGQATHLVRVGKVVCVGGGTGIAAMHHIAKGHAQVGNQVTAVIGARSADLLLFEEELGRFCHEVLVATNDGSRGVRGLVTDALRRHLAIHPDVAEVVAVGPVPMMRAVAELTRPLGIKTVVSLNSIMVDGMGMCGACRVRVGGEIRFACVDGPEFDGHAVDFDELAARLTAFVPQERQSYGCLGVCHG from the coding sequence ATGACGCGCATTGTACATCGTCGCGACATCATCCCTGGGCAGACGGTGGAGATGGTGCTCCATGCCCCAGCCATTGCCGCTGCCGCGCGGCCGGGACACTTCGTCATCCTGCGCGTGCACCCCATGGGCGAGCGCATCCCGCTCACCATTGCCGATGCGGACGCAGCGGCAGGCACCATCACCATCGTGTTCTTGGTGGTGGGCACCACCACCGCCCGGTTGGCGCAGCTCTCGGAAGGCGAGGAAATCCTCGACGTGTGCGGCCCGCTGGGGCAGGCCACGCATCTGGTGCGCGTGGGCAAGGTGGTGTGTGTGGGCGGGGGAACCGGCATCGCCGCCATGCATCACATCGCCAAGGGGCACGCCCAGGTGGGCAACCAGGTCACGGCGGTCATCGGCGCGCGCTCGGCGGATCTCCTCCTCTTCGAGGAAGAACTCGGCCGCTTCTGCCACGAGGTGCTGGTGGCCACCAACGACGGCTCCCGCGGGGTGCGGGGGCTGGTGACCGATGCCTTGCGGCGGCATCTCGCGATTCATCCCGATGTGGCCGAGGTGGTGGCGGTGGGCCCGGTGCCCATGATGCGCGCCGTGGCCGAACTCACCCGGCCCTTGGGCATCAAGACCGTGGTCAGCCTCAATTCCATCATGGTGGATGGCATGGGCATGTGCGGGGCCTGCCGGGTGCGGGTGGGCGGCGAGATCCGCTTTGCCTGCGTGGATGGGCCGGAGTTCGATGGGCATGCCGTGGACTTCGACGAGTTGGCGGCCCGGCTGACGGCCTTCGTTCCCCAGGAGCGTCAAAGCTACGGATGCTTGGGGGTTTGTCATGGCTAG
- the alaS gene encoding alanine--tRNA ligase, which translates to MFTSKDIRQKFLDFFARHGHSVEPSSSLIPQDDPTLLFTNAGMVQFKKVFLGLEKRPYSRATTSQKCLRVGGKHNDLENVGRTARHHTFFEMLGNFSFGDYFKREAIAMAWSFVTEELGLDRDRLYITVFRDDDEAAALWQEVAGVPAERIYRLGEKDNFWAMGDTGPCGPCSEIHVDQGADMACGPDCGIGRCDCDRFLEIWNLVFMQYERSADGTLTPLPRPSIDTGMGLERITAVCQGKRSNFDSDLFQGLIRAMAAKAHVTYGAAEDTDTALRVIADHSRAIAFLLADGMLPSNEGRGYVLRRLIRRAFRFGRLLGFSEPFLHTACAQVVEEMGDVYPELVAARDFLVRAVRQEEERFGQTLDRGLALLEEALATLPAGGTLPGEVVFKLYDTYGFPLDIVNDVAGKGGFAVDEAGFQALMAAQKRQSKEAWAGSGDKGLAQRFAALTAAGLESSFVGDETLRVRSRITALLDADGAPCTRLAQGETGYVVTARTPFYGESGGQVGDTGRAETVTGALRVLDAQKPSPGLIVHKVEVVQGEVLADQEIALAVEEGVRLATARNHTCTHLLHAALRRVLGEHVTQAGSLVTPERLRFDFKHGAPLTPEEVARVEDEVNRAILADTPVCVTVMAQEEAMARGAMALFGEKYGAEVRVVEVPGESMELCGGTHLQRTGQAGCFCIVSETGIAAGVRRIEALSGWGALRHLQAYRSEVEAVAGLLKAAPGELGRKVTALREEAKALEKEVARLRAEAAKSSCADLTPEVVAGVPLLARQVEAADMDALRALMDDLRSRIPSGVLALAADLGGKAGLVVSVSKDLHGRFTAPALIKAMAAAVGGGGGGRPDLAQAGGAQPQGIPEALATLRRIVTGEAA; encoded by the coding sequence GTGTTCACATCAAAGGATATTCGTCAGAAATTTTTGGATTTTTTTGCCAGGCACGGCCATAGCGTGGAGCCGAGTTCTTCGCTCATCCCCCAGGACGACCCCACGCTGCTCTTCACCAATGCCGGCATGGTGCAGTTCAAGAAGGTGTTTTTGGGCCTGGAAAAGCGTCCCTACTCCCGGGCCACCACGTCCCAGAAGTGCCTGCGGGTGGGCGGCAAGCACAACGACCTGGAAAACGTCGGCCGCACGGCCCGGCACCACACCTTCTTCGAGATGCTCGGCAACTTCAGCTTTGGCGACTACTTCAAGCGCGAGGCCATTGCCATGGCCTGGAGCTTTGTCACCGAGGAACTGGGGCTGGACAGAGACCGGCTCTACATCACCGTGTTCCGCGACGACGACGAGGCCGCGGCCCTGTGGCAGGAGGTGGCCGGGGTGCCGGCAGAGCGCATCTACCGCCTGGGCGAGAAGGACAATTTCTGGGCCATGGGCGACACCGGTCCGTGCGGCCCGTGCTCGGAGATCCATGTGGATCAGGGCGCGGACATGGCCTGCGGTCCGGACTGCGGCATTGGCCGCTGCGATTGCGACCGCTTCCTTGAGATCTGGAACCTGGTGTTCATGCAGTACGAGCGCAGCGCCGACGGCACGCTGACACCGCTGCCGCGCCCGAGCATCGATACCGGCATGGGTCTGGAGCGCATCACCGCCGTGTGCCAGGGCAAGCGCTCCAATTTCGACTCCGATCTCTTCCAGGGGCTTATCCGCGCCATGGCCGCCAAGGCGCACGTGACGTATGGCGCGGCGGAAGACACGGACACGGCCTTGCGGGTCATCGCGGATCATAGCCGCGCCATCGCCTTTCTGCTTGCTGACGGCATGCTGCCTTCCAACGAGGGCCGTGGCTACGTGTTGCGCCGGCTCATCCGCCGCGCCTTCCGCTTCGGTCGGCTGTTGGGCTTTAGCGAGCCTTTTCTGCATACCGCCTGTGCCCAGGTGGTGGAGGAGATGGGCGATGTCTACCCCGAGCTCGTGGCCGCGCGGGATTTTCTCGTGCGCGCCGTGCGCCAGGAAGAAGAGCGCTTCGGCCAGACCTTGGATCGGGGGCTCGCCCTCTTGGAAGAGGCCCTGGCCACGCTTCCTGCGGGCGGCACTTTGCCGGGAGAAGTGGTGTTCAAGCTCTATGACACCTATGGCTTTCCCCTGGACATCGTGAACGACGTGGCCGGCAAAGGTGGTTTTGCCGTGGATGAGGCGGGCTTTCAGGCCCTGATGGCGGCCCAGAAGCGCCAGTCCAAGGAGGCCTGGGCCGGTTCCGGCGACAAAGGTCTGGCACAGCGTTTTGCCGCCCTTACCGCCGCAGGCCTGGAATCTTCCTTCGTGGGCGACGAGACCTTGCGCGTCCGCAGCCGGATAACCGCGCTTCTGGATGCGGACGGCGCCCCGTGCACGCGCCTTGCCCAGGGCGAGACCGGCTACGTGGTAACGGCGCGCACCCCCTTCTACGGGGAGTCCGGCGGCCAGGTGGGCGACACGGGCCGCGCGGAGACCGTCACCGGCGCCCTGCGCGTGCTGGACGCCCAAAAGCCGAGCCCCGGTCTCATCGTCCACAAGGTGGAGGTGGTGCAGGGCGAGGTCCTGGCGGACCAGGAGATTGCTCTGGCCGTGGAAGAGGGGGTACGCCTGGCCACGGCCCGCAACCATACCTGCACCCATTTGCTCCACGCCGCCCTGCGCCGGGTGCTGGGCGAGCACGTCACCCAGGCGGGCTCGCTGGTGACTCCGGAGCGGCTGCGTTTTGACTTCAAGCATGGTGCACCCCTGACCCCGGAAGAGGTGGCGCGGGTGGAAGATGAGGTGAACCGAGCCATTTTGGCGGATACGCCGGTGTGCGTCACGGTCATGGCCCAGGAAGAAGCCATGGCCCGGGGCGCCATGGCCTTGTTCGGGGAAAAATATGGCGCCGAGGTCCGGGTGGTGGAGGTACCGGGCGAATCCATGGAGCTGTGCGGCGGCACCCATCTGCAGCGCACCGGTCAGGCCGGGTGTTTCTGCATCGTTTCGGAAACCGGCATTGCCGCGGGCGTGCGGCGCATCGAGGCCCTCTCCGGCTGGGGGGCGCTGCGCCATTTGCAGGCCTACCGGAGCGAGGTGGAAGCGGTGGCCGGACTCCTCAAGGCCGCCCCGGGTGAGTTGGGCCGCAAAGTGACGGCCCTGCGCGAGGAAGCCAAGGCCCTGGAGAAGGAAGTGGCCCGCCTGCGTGCCGAGGCCGCCAAGAGCAGCTGCGCCGACCTCACCCCCGAGGTCGTGGCCGGAGTACCGCTGCTCGCCCGCCAGGTGGAGGCCGCAGACATGGACGCCTTGCGTGCGCTCATGGATGATCTGCGCTCCCGCATCCCAAGCGGGGTCTTGGCCTTGGCGGCAGACCTCGGCGGCAAGGCGGGCCTGGTGGTCTCCGTATCCAAGGACCTCCATGGCCGGTTTACGGCCCCGGCCCTCATCAAGGCCATGGCCGCGGCCGTGGGCGGCGGCGGCGGTGGCCGGCCGGATCTCGCCCAGGCGGGCGGTGCTCAGCCGCAAGGGATCCCGGAGGCCTTGGCGACCCTGCGCCGCATCGTTACCGGAGAGGCGGCATGA
- the recA gene encoding recombinase RecA produces the protein MARPPKLSAEDARREALATALATIERRYGQGSVMRLSEESHQPIAVIPTGSIALDLALGVGGIPKGRVTEIYGPESSGKTTLALHVIAQAQRQGGIAAFIDAEHALDVNYARRLGVRTDDLLISQPDYGEQALEIADMLVRSGAVDVVVVDSVAALIPQAELEGTMGESQVGGQARLMSHAMRKLTGTIHKSRTALIFINQLRMKIGVTGYGSPETTTGGNALKFYASVRLDVRRIQTLKDKEESYGNRVRVKVAKNKVAPPFREAEFDILYGTGVSHEGELIDLGVEHGIIDKSGAWYAFGSERLGQGKENARALLAENEALRTQIHHALLSRLGLPLPETGELQAEEEESSRE, from the coding sequence ATGGCCCGACCCCCCAAGCTGTCTGCGGAAGACGCCCGGCGCGAAGCGTTGGCCACGGCGCTGGCCACCATTGAACGGCGCTATGGCCAAGGCTCGGTCATGCGCCTGTCGGAAGAGAGTCACCAACCCATCGCGGTTATTCCTACGGGTTCCATTGCCTTGGATTTGGCCTTGGGGGTGGGTGGCATCCCCAAAGGCCGGGTGACGGAGATCTACGGCCCCGAGTCCTCGGGCAAGACCACCTTGGCCCTGCACGTCATCGCCCAGGCCCAGCGTCAGGGAGGAATTGCCGCCTTCATCGACGCCGAGCACGCCCTGGACGTCAACTATGCCCGCCGCCTGGGGGTGCGCACCGACGATCTGCTCATTTCTCAGCCCGACTACGGCGAGCAGGCCCTGGAGATTGCGGATATGCTGGTGCGCTCCGGCGCCGTGGACGTAGTGGTGGTGGACTCGGTGGCGGCGCTCATCCCCCAGGCCGAGCTCGAAGGCACCATGGGCGAGTCCCAGGTGGGCGGCCAGGCCCGGCTCATGTCGCATGCCATGCGCAAGCTCACGGGCACCATCCACAAGTCGCGTACCGCGCTCATCTTCATCAACCAACTCCGCATGAAGATCGGCGTCACCGGCTATGGCAGCCCCGAGACCACCACCGGCGGCAACGCCCTCAAGTTCTACGCCTCGGTGCGGCTGGATGTGCGCCGCATCCAGACCCTCAAGGACAAGGAAGAATCCTACGGCAACCGGGTGCGGGTGAAGGTGGCCAAGAACAAAGTGGCCCCACCTTTCCGGGAGGCGGAATTCGATATCCTCTATGGCACCGGCGTCTCGCATGAGGGCGAGCTCATTGACCTGGGAGTGGAGCACGGCATCATCGACAAGAGCGGCGCTTGGTACGCCTTTGGCTCCGAGCGTCTGGGGCAGGGCAAGGAGAATGCCCGCGCCCTGCTTGCGGAAAATGAGGCCTTGCGCACCCAAATCCATCATGCCCTGCTTTCGCGTTTGGGCTTGCCGCTGCCAGAAACGGGCGAGCTTCAGGCGGAAGAGGAAGAATCGTCGAGGGAATAA